The DNA segment tgtatatgatatttatgtatgtatatatgcaaaggtAGATGTGTGCTCGCGCATGCGCTTGTGCAACAGGAACGAAACATATCGATATTTCGATATTGAATGCAACTCAAATGGGCTTTGGCTAATGGGAATAACAAACATCGTCGAAAAGTGTCGAAGTAAACCAGTCGTGGACAGCTGTATGGGTCCAGTCGATACTACCGAATGCATATAATAAAGATATTAcgaataaaaagtataaaagctAAAAATGGAGAACGCTTTCAATAGTTATAAATTAACCCAGCGAAAATGTACAGCGTGCTTATTACACAGGCAGGTACatatggaataaactgcctgcgtcagttgttgactgccatgacactgcatcctttaaggccctcatgcttttcgaaatccgtcgaaactacacctgattatatatgcactttagatgagttgtagtgcacctgagcactgtacacaatgtttattattattattatttaaaatgttttaaggCCAATTAGATAGATTCGTTCAAACTGGGCCCCGCGCCAAGAGGAGGCCTCGTGCACACGCTCGAACGGAGGACGCCTATGATGGatttttaatatatcattgtGGCTAATGGTGGAACCTCAAGCCCTCAACTCTTTTTTGGTTGGGACTGGCATACTGCACGAATCAAGAAACACCTATCTTCAGCTTTGCTGAGTAGAAGGCCCCACTGACAATCCTCTAATTGGGCTCGGCACTTGCTAGCGCCGGCCCGGTagttttttctcattctttttacttgtttcagttattttactgtggccatgctggagcaccgccttgacccacaggacttatttcttaagcctagtacttattctataagtttctcttaccgaaccgctaagttacggggacgcaaacacaccaaaaccggttgtcaagcggtgatggtgaggggaacacacatacacacacacacacggagtttCTGTGTTAACGATACGATGATTACAGCACTTCTTCAGCTGTCGCAAGTTTGTTGCTTTTCGTACCATCTATCACAAAGTGCTTAAGTGCACCGGACATGCGACAGCTGAAGGGCAgaaatcatcacacacacacaagcacagacagacagatagatacagacacacacaaatatatatatatatatatatatatatatatataatatatatatcatgtgatcgaTCAGacaatcggatgttgttatacatcgctgatcacaatgcgctttgcatcgttttagctttaGAATGCTGTTGCCCCACTGGCTACGCATGCAGGCCAATTAATCCTCCTGATCGTAAGGCTACTCCGTCGGAGGGTTACTCGCttacagctgagcagactggCGCAAAGCGAAAGGAAGTTTTATGACCAAGAAAACAATGCGTAGCCgagctgggaatcgaaaccacgatcctaagaTCGCGAGTGCAACCCGCTTAACCACTTgcccacgcgccttcacatatgtagatatataaacacacatggttAAAAAGGTGGTGAAGTGACAGAATCATTTATTCCGACGCTTTACGTTCTCTCCACACTCCTCACAActtcgtacgtgtgtgtgtgtgtgtgtatatatatgtgtgtgtgtgtgtgtaatatatatatatatatacacacacacatatatatatgaatatattcatacgggcggcgagctggtagaatcgttagcacaccggacgaaatgcttagcggtatctcgcctgccgttacgttctgagttcaaattccgctgaggtcgactttgcctttcatcctttcggggtcgataaattaagtaccagttacgcactggggtcgatgtaatcgacttaatccgtttatgtgtccttgtttgtcccctctgtgtttagccccttgtgggtagtaaaattgtgcataaagcatatatataaagtgctttagtaatcatcgtattctaatttctttcacttttcaattaaTTGCAGATGAGCAACTTATCTTtcgatacagacacaacacaaactatcctttcaggtttttgggataaagttttcaggaataatccaataggtttactattaattccgttaaatattcacgggtcccgctagttactatttcttttttttcttttttttctttttacttgtttcagtcatttgactgcggccatgctggagcaccgcctttagtcgagcaaatcgaccccaagacttattctttgtaagcctagtacttattctatcggtcacttttgccgatccgctaagttacggggacataaacacaccaacatcggttgacaaatGCAGACGCAtaagcatttacacacacaacaacacacacacatacatacacacacacacatatatatatatatatatatattatatatatatatatatatatatatatatgcatatatacgacgggcttctttcagtttccgtctaccaaattcactcacaaggctttggtcggcccgaggctatagtagaagacacttgcccaaggtgccacgcagtgggactgaacccagaaccatgtggttggtaagcaagccacttaccacacagtcacttctgtgGCTGTGTTTGGTAAACGATAAGTTCATTATTCATTCGCAAGAATAGTATTcacagtaactttgaagtttcgaCCAGCTAAGCCATTCCATATGGTATTAAAAGAAGCGTGAATCCAAAGTAAATCGTAAATGCTCAAGAAAGCTGCTCTGTAATGCCGGCAGCATTTCGAAAATATTTCATTGCTAAACAGTTCAATTTTATACTGcgtatatatatctgcgtatttATTTGGTACCCAGATAtcgtattatttttttcataaaagccATATCTTCCAATCTTAACTAGAATTATTTCTTGTTCTAATCTAATCTGAAAAACAAACGGCAAAAGCTGATAAACGACTGATATCATATTTTCCTCATCATCGCGTGTGACTGTTTCACATCTTTTAACCTTTTAGTTTTCCGTGTATTAAACAGTGAAATCACGTTGTCCAGTAGTTTGAGAATCGTGCTTACAATCAATATGTCATCAGTTTGATTCTCGGATCGAGTGGTGCGTTGTATATTTgaacaaagcatttcatttcattttacggTGCACCAAAGCATTGGTTTGAAAATATGTACCAGCAGTTAATGGAGAATAACCGTGCGACGGACTGGCATCTCGTTCAGGAGACTGTAACAATATAAATGCCCTCTCCGCATTATCTTTCTTGAATTTGCAGGAACATGCTTGGCGTAAACCTGTTTGCACGGACCATTCTTGCAATATACACTCACTTTCTAACAAAATTGCTGGGAGGCAGCACTTCCCTCTCGGCCAGCAGCGAGATGATCTTCAAAATGGACTCaactgatagccggatccgtcctatgcGCAACGGCAGGTGTTGGTGGTGAGGACGGTGATGGCGGTCATACCTgcgtcatctctctctatataaagctgcagttgtctgtgtatggcaggtttggtagccttcaactaacactatctcctacgagaccctgcggcgcaagttgagcaaaattgagaatatgatagaagaaggcttgctcttccttctgtagaagaaaaaattcaaatcggaccatgttaacaccaaaaattatttacataataaaggtgcttttttttctatgaaaatccctatttttaacgatttttttactgctgtgtcgtcatttttcggtgtatttcaacaaaaaatgttcacttaaagagaataacaagctacatgaggcaacatttttacttttcaaaaattccaaatctaaagagtcgaaacaaactcgagcaacgccgggcaatactgctagtttttagATATACCTTGCACATCGCTGCTGCTTCtgttggttgttattgttgctgctactgctgatgctGCTTCCTGTGCATCGTTTTTCGACCACATCTGCTAGCGGCAAGAAAACAATGCCATAGCAGCCATTCGAACAGCCATTGCTTCCCTCGATTCGGGAAGCCATATTGATATTTTtgatttgaaatatgaaattctcGCAAAACCAGCTCGCCCCGCTTGGAGCGAGTTGGGCTATTTTGTTAAAGAGTTCAACACAATTTGTAATACCAACTAATAAACgaacaaattttaaagaaaacttaCGAGGCCAGAACACACGCTCTCTTGCTACGGACAAAGACgagccaaaataaataaataaataaaatcccttaaaatttgaaattgcaagaatttggaataCGAAAAGTGTGTGCTTATAAAAGGTTGTGCCTATAATATTGGGTACATTAAGAACTGTAAGCAATGatatagacaaatgttgaaagaaattggaatagaatgtcaTGTGAAGCtagaatgtcctgtagagctAGTGGCggtggacaagatgcaccacatgcggcgagaaacgttagcacgccgggcgaaatgctttgtggtatttcgtctggcgcaacgttgtgagttcaaattccgctgaggtcgactttggcgagctggcagaaacgttagcgtgccgggcgaaatgcttagcggtatttcatctggcgcaacgttgtgagttcaaattccgccgaggtcgatttgcctttcatcctttcggggtcgataaattaagcaccagttacgcactggggtcgatgtaatcgacttaatacctatgtctgtccttgtttgtcccctctgtgtttagccccttgtgggtagtaaagaaataggtatttcgtctgccgctacgtcctgagttcaaattccgccgaggttgactttgcctttcatccttttggggttgatgaaacaagtaccagttacgcactgaggtcgatataatcgacttaatcccttttgtctgcccttgtttgtcccctctatgtttagccccttgtgggcaataaagaaataagatgcaccacatgtgctatatagttgatgttgcgttcccctttgacccacaaatagtcaagaaggaagtcGAAATAATAGATATATGCAATCCTTTTATGCACGAAATAGCCccgctatggaaaatgaaggtgaagacaATGCCAACTTTTGCTGGTCCCTTGGGGACAGTATCTGTAggcatcaaaataaatataaaggaaatcggaatagaatgactagtagaactgttacaaaatgttTTTCTCCTTTGACGGccaaaataatcaggaaagtattagatagctgaaaagatggatggaagcactccgtcggttacgacgacgagggttccggttgaccgatcaacggaacagcctgctcgtgaaattaacgtgtaagtggctgagcactccacagacacgtgtacccttaacgtagttctcggggatattcagcgtgacacagagagtgacaaggtcggccctttgaaatacaggtacaacggaaacaggaagtaagagtgagagaaagttgtggtgaaagagtacagcagggatcaccaccatccctgccggagcctcgtggagctttaggtgtttttcgctcaataaatactcacaacgcccggtctggaaatcgaaaccgcgatcctacgaccgcgagtccgctgccctaaccactgggccattgcgcctccacagctgaaaagaacagataaCATGGTACCGTAGGTTGCAGGCAGTAAgctcgctacgcatgcaagactccaggaattCCAACAAAATctgagttaataataataatgataataataataataataataataataataacaataataattctttctactacaggcacaaggcttggatttttgtggggtggggggtgggggacaatATATCAcagcgaccccaggacttgactggtacttaatttatcgacccacagaggaagaaaggtaaagtcgacctcggtggaatttgaactcagcacgtagcaacagatgaaatacctatttctttattgcacacaaggagacaaacaaggatagacaaacggattaagtcgattatgtcgactccagtgtgtaactggtacttatttaatcgtccccgaaaggatgaaaggcaaagtcgacctcggcggaatttgaactcagaacgtaacggcagacggaatacctatttctttactacccacaagtcgattatgtcgactccagtgtgtaactggtacttatttaatcgaccccgaaaggataaacggcagacgaaataccgctaagcatttcgtccggcgtgctaacgtttctaccagctcgccgccttaataataatagcaatggtctcaagttttgccacaagggcagacaTTTTTGTGGGAGGGGAGTTTCGGTTACATCACTAGGgcataatttatcgactccgaaagaatgaaagtcaaagttgacctcgacaacaacaacaaaaaataacctATAAATGAAGTACAatgaacacaaaaataaatgctCAAGTAGTTTTTATCATTTCGAACATTTTACAAGTATTTTTATTTGTCGTGGcaaacatttgtttatatatatatatatatatatatattatatatatatatatataatatatatatatatatatatatatatatatatatatagtataatatatatatatatatatatagacatataaataatatatatatatatatatatgttcactttAGAAACATAGCCTTCTAGCttgtatttttctataatttccttGATAGATGCATCAACTTacggaaaatattaaaatgtcagCGATTTAGACgcaagaaaaacattttctatgaTCATTGATTATGTTGATCGCCGTCAACTCTACGACGCAATCATGCTTTTACTTTATCATACGTCCCTTCGCCTTTATAGGCACCCACGTAACCACTGTTGTCTACCATCTCTTTTCGGCCAGTCATTCCCTTGCCTTTGCCTTCCTCATCAAAACGCTCTTTGTGTGTTCCAGTGTAACCAGCCACATCCGTAAGACCGGCGACATTGCcagtttttgatatttttacttCTTTGACGTTTGGTCTCCCTTTTTTTAGCATTTCGACAAAGTCTTCGTAATATTTGTCCACCTGCGGGTCCCCTTCTGGCAGTTTGGGATTTTTTGACTTGTTCTTGGCATATTCATGTGCACAACCACGTATAAATAGGTGGAAGTTATTTATAAGGAGGAACTGTTTacctttctctttgtattttgggAATATAGAGGCATCTGCAATTGTTACAACTTCTTTTGGTAGACAGTCTTTCACCATTTTTGCACAAGCTTTAGAAttcatttgtttttcatcttcAGGAGTCTTTGCACCTGCAAGCTTAGTGAACGCTCGAAAAACCTCATCTAATTCCGACATTTTAGAAGTAAAGTAAATGAGCTCCGAATGTCACTGCGTCTATATCGTTACGCtgactttttctttctgttctaaAAGTGAGAACAGGGCTTGCTTTTACAAACAAATGTTTCTATTGATGACGTAAAGAGCGTTTTCTAAAACACACGCCTTCATCATAAAAGAGCTTGCTATGTCATAATGAATATCTCGTTAATATTTCAAATGAATCTCATTTAAGCCAAATTTTATACATCTGTAGGTAAAATTGGCGTACCCCAGAAGAAACTAAATATTTGTGCTAATCTTTTCAGCTGAATGATCTACCcaaggggttctcaaccatatttttttaatctatgaacccttttgattactattttattctggtggactaccatcaccatttgatgtttaaaaactagttttatagaaacttcttccaaattccctattttgttactttttttcgCACATAACTTGCGTAGGCTGAACTGTGTAAAATGTTATAGAAAGAAACGTAGTTGTTTCTTgtaatatataccaatatatacatttaaagcaaaattttttcagaggCCCTTAAAATGTTATgatcctcaatttactattttgttgcgtggacctcgcaaaatcttatatggacgcTCAGGGGACCAGatgaaccccggttgagaaccacagatCTACtcaatttctaatttaggcacgaggtcagcaattttgatgggaggtgAATTAGTTGATACCATCGACCAATACTTAAGCATATCGAGCCCCGAGAAAGGGAAAGTAAAATTTAtctcgacaaaatttgaactcggaatttaAAGAAGCGGAAGAATAACTCAAAATCATTTCcccttacatttttaatcaaccagtgTCGGATTAACCTAAAAATAAGAGCAGAATATGCTGGGGTCTGCATTTTCAAGGGGATCTCACTAAATACTTTATTACTATAGTTCTTAATCTCTTTGCCTTGTATCGTGATGCTTACGTCATCAATAGAAATATTCGTTTGTTtgtaaaacagaaaggaaaagtcAGCGTAGCAATATAGACGTTGTGACATTCGTAACTCATTTACTTTACCTCTAAATTTTTATGAACAACAGGGTATTTAAGGTCGATCCTCCCACGTGCCACACTTCCCAGATCCGTCTTtatgttcgtctttacgttctgagttcaaattcagccgagttgacattgcctttcattctttcagagtcgatgaaatgaagtaccagatcttttcggtttgaacggcagttttttctagcggtgtcatatgaaattgtcacccataattatgacc comes from the Octopus sinensis linkage group LG11, ASM634580v1, whole genome shotgun sequence genome and includes:
- the LOC115217694 gene encoding tubulin polymerization-promoting protein family member 2-like, encoding MSELDEVFRAFTKLAGAKTPEDEKQMNSKACAKMVKDCLPKEVVTIADASIFPKYKEKGKQFLLINNFHLFIRGCAHEYAKNKSKNPKLPEGDPQVDKYYEDFVEMLKKGRPNVKEVKISKTGNVAGLTDVAGYTGTHKERFDEEGKGKGMTGRKEMVDNSGYVGAYKGEGTYDKVKA